Genomic window (Candidatus Polarisedimenticolaceae bacterium):
GGTGCTCGGCCTCCTCGCCCTCTACGGCGCGCACCGCGCGTACCTGCTGCTGCTCCTCGCGATCCATCGGCGAACGACGGCTTCCCCCTCGCAGCTTCCGGACGAGCTCCCGTTCCTCACGGTCCAGATCCCGCTCTACAACGAGCTGCACGTGGCGCGCCGCGTCCTCCTCGCGTGCGCTGCGCTCGACTGGCCGCGGGACCGATTCGAGATCCAGGTCCTCGATGACTCGACCGACGAGACGGCCTCCGTCGTCGCCGCGATCACGGCACGCCTCGTCTCGTCGGGGATCGACGTGCGGCACCTCCGCCGCGCCGATCGCCGCGGCTTCAAGGCGGGCGCCCTCGCCGCCGGGCTCGCGGCGGCTCGCGGCGAGATCATCGCCGTCTTCGACGCCGACTTCGAGCCGGCCCCCGATTTCGCTCGGCGTCTCGTCCCCGCGTTCGCGGACCCGAGGATCGGGATGGTCCAGGCGCGCTGGGGACACCTGAATCGCGGAGCGTCGCTCCTCACCCGCGCCCAATCGGTCCTGCTCGACGGCCACTTCGCGATCGAGCACGCCGCGAGGCATCGCGCCGGCCGCTTCTTCAACTTCAACGGCACCGCCGGCATCTGGCGGCGGCGCTGCATCGAGGACGCCGGCGGCTGGCAGCACGACACGCTGACGGAGGACCTCGACCTCTCGTACAGGGCTCAGCTCCGGGGTTGGCGCTTCGCCTTCGTCGAGGACGCGGTCGCGCCCGCCGAGCTGCCGGTCGAGATGGGAGCGTTCAAGTCGCAGCAGCATCGCTGGGCCCAGGGCTCGATCCAGACCGCCCGCAAGCTCCTCCCCTCGATCTTGCGCGCGCCGCTGCCCCTCGCCGTGAAGCTCGAGTCGGTCGTCCACCTGACCGCGAACGCCACCTACCTCCTCATGATCGTGCTCGCGCTCCTCCTCGGACCCGCGGCATGGCTGAGGCGCGGCCAGGGCCTGCCGCCGCTCGTGTTCCTCGATCTCCCGCTGCTCGCGATCTCGCTGGCGTCGATCGCGACGTTCTACCTCGTGGCGGAGCGGCGCGCGACCGGCCGTGCCGGCGAGGGGCTCCGCGTGCTGCCGATGGTCCTGGCCGTCGGCGTCGGCCTGTCCGTCAACAACGCGCGGGCGGTCGTTCAGGGGCTCTTCAGCCGGCGTGCCGCGGAGTTCCGCCGCACGCCGAAGTACGGTCTCGCCGTCGTCGACGACGTCGCGCTCGCGACGCGCCGCTACCGCGCAGGGCGGAATGCCGACACCTGGATCGAGCTTGCCGCCGGCGTCTACCTCGCCGCGTGGACGGCGATCGCCACGACGTGTGGGCTCTGGGGCGCGGCGCCGTTCCTCGTCCTGTTCGCCGCCGGCTTCCTCTTCACCTCGGGGCTCACGCTTCGCCAGGAGCGCGTGCGCCCCACGCCATGACGTCGACGCGCGCGCCCGCATCGAGCGAGGACGTACCCGCGGGGACGACGACGAACGCGTTGGCTCGGGCGAGCGAGAGGACGTCGCCCGAGCTGGCGCTCCGCACGGGAACCGCGACCGGCTCCCCGTCCGGCCAGGTCAATCGGGCGAGGACGTAGCCCTCGCGGCCGGGCCTCTGACGCAGCGCCTCGGCGAGCACGGCACGCCGCCTCGCCGGCCGCGGCGCCGGATCGCCCATGAGACGGCGCACCGCCGGGAGCACGAACACGCGAAACCCGGCGAAGGCGGAGAGCGGGTTCCCCGGAAGGCCGAAGAGCAGGCGCCGCTCGCGCCGCGCCGCCAGGAGCGGCTTGCCGGGACGCATCGCGACGTTGTGGAACAGGACGTCGTAACCGCAGCGCCGTACCGCGTCCTCGACGAGGTCGTAGTCGCCGACCGACACGCCGCCGCTCAGGAGCACGAGGTCCGACGCGCC
Coding sequences:
- a CDS encoding glycosyltransferase: MHLSTLILPIYFGVLGLLALYGAHRAYLLLLLAIHRRTTASPSQLPDELPFLTVQIPLYNELHVARRVLLACAALDWPRDRFEIQVLDDSTDETASVVAAITARLVSSGIDVRHLRRADRRGFKAGALAAGLAAARGEIIAVFDADFEPAPDFARRLVPAFADPRIGMVQARWGHLNRGASLLTRAQSVLLDGHFAIEHAARHRAGRFFNFNGTAGIWRRRCIEDAGGWQHDTLTEDLDLSYRAQLRGWRFAFVEDAVAPAELPVEMGAFKSQQHRWAQGSIQTARKLLPSILRAPLPLAVKLESVVHLTANATYLLMIVLALLLGPAAWLRRGQGLPPLVFLDLPLLAISLASIATFYLVAERRATGRAGEGLRVLPMVLAVGVGLSVNNARAVVQGLFSRRAAEFRRTPKYGLAVVDDVALATRRYRAGRNADTWIELAAGVYLAAWTAIATTCGLWGAAPFLVLFAAGFLFTSGLTLRQERVRPTP